A section of the Chryseobacterium scophthalmum genome encodes:
- a CDS encoding Kelch repeat-containing protein, with product MKTKSFLLSLFGLCLANAQTLNFKHLSDMSMRRGAISSTIVDDNIYVSNGYKDSDGNATIIEKYSIKDNRWSVINSTLVPKRFANSETYANKVYIFNGWGNSNLEIIDLETHKKTKGAINHAYTGNAGSAIHNGKIYTFGGSGLNNAATTVFSDRFQYYDIASDTWHPLPNMPTAREARGKIVNDKLYVIGGFNGTSSRLVNVYDLNKNMWTEQYTMPAAISGHSLAVSGNKIFIAGGYNNQNFLAYFDTVTNKLHKLSSNMTPRRHAAAEIYNNKLYIMGGSTASSTKSAIKSIQVADISEEALSAK from the coding sequence TTGAAAACAAAATCATTCCTCCTTTCACTTTTCGGTTTATGCTTAGCCAATGCACAAACCCTAAATTTTAAACATCTTTCAGATATGTCTATGAGAAGAGGGGCGATAAGCAGTACCATTGTTGATGATAATATTTATGTAAGCAATGGGTATAAAGATTCGGATGGTAACGCCACAATTATTGAGAAATACAGTATTAAAGATAACCGCTGGAGTGTGATCAACTCTACTTTGGTTCCTAAAAGATTCGCCAATTCGGAGACTTACGCTAATAAAGTTTATATTTTTAACGGTTGGGGAAACAGCAATCTTGAAATTATAGACCTTGAAACTCATAAAAAAACGAAAGGAGCTATTAATCATGCCTACACAGGAAATGCAGGTTCTGCGATTCATAACGGAAAAATATATACGTTCGGAGGAAGTGGACTCAACAATGCTGCAACCACTGTATTTTCTGATAGATTCCAATATTACGACATTGCTTCAGACACATGGCATCCGTTGCCGAATATGCCAACAGCCAGAGAAGCAAGGGGCAAAATTGTGAATGATAAGCTCTATGTTATTGGAGGCTTTAACGGGACCTCATCCCGTCTGGTCAACGTGTACGATCTCAACAAAAATATGTGGACAGAGCAATACACGATGCCTGCTGCGATATCCGGTCATTCATTGGCGGTGTCCGGTAATAAGATCTTTATTGCAGGGGGTTATAACAATCAAAATTTTCTGGCCTATTTTGATACAGTAACCAATAAGTTGCATAAGTTATCATCTAATATGACTCCCAGAAGACATGCTGCTGCGGAAATATATAACAATAAATTATACATCATGGGCGGAAGTACAGCATCCTCAACCAAATCAGCCATTAAAAGTATTCAGGTTGCGGATATTAGCGAAGAAGCACTTTCCGCTAAATAA
- a CDS encoding TauD/TfdA family dioxygenase: MEVPDLLINYNWEKDVNHLEIAENLRQGHPLVIIKNFPLSDDQLQSFINHLGVSLIEKRNNNGKDVFDVKITRQNNFFTSIANSNLSFPLHTDCADFDSIPNAIGLLCIEPAGEDQGSNNFMLLNSLLKKISQDEKQKLLNKKWKLRNQERSILSIENGSYAICYDRITMESFSELNNDEIKELNELDKLFNSLSFKIKLDKGDLILFRNDLILHGRDKIDLNSNRLIKRIRFNIYDFS; this comes from the coding sequence ATGGAAGTACCAGACTTGTTAATTAATTATAATTGGGAAAAGGATGTTAACCATCTGGAAATAGCAGAAAATTTACGACAGGGACATCCTTTGGTAATTATTAAAAATTTTCCGCTATCTGACGACCAATTACAATCCTTCATCAATCACTTGGGAGTCTCATTAATCGAAAAAAGAAATAACAACGGAAAAGACGTTTTTGATGTAAAAATAACTAGGCAAAATAATTTTTTCACATCAATAGCAAATTCAAATTTATCGTTTCCCTTGCATACAGACTGCGCCGATTTTGATTCAATTCCTAATGCTATAGGTTTATTATGTATAGAACCGGCTGGCGAAGATCAAGGTAGTAATAATTTCATGCTCTTGAATAGCTTGTTAAAAAAAATATCACAAGATGAAAAGCAAAAACTTTTGAATAAAAAATGGAAGCTTAGAAATCAAGAAAGAAGTATATTAAGTATAGAAAACGGGAGCTATGCAATCTGTTATGACAGAATTACTATGGAATCTTTTTCAGAGCTTAATAACGATGAAATTAAAGAATTAAATGAACTTGATAAATTGTTCAACAGTCTCTCTTTCAAGATTAAGTTAGATAAAGGTGATTTAATTTTATTTAGAAATGATTTAATATTACATGGACGAGATAAAATTGATCTAAACTCTAATAGATTAATTAAAAGAATTAGGTTTAATATCTATGATTTTTCATAA